From a single Fusobacterium ulcerans ATCC 49185 genomic region:
- a CDS encoding stress protein, translated as MAVKLEKFGDQHKISLSKEHMAGKQEIVINLNWSQESKKKGFLASFLGGNQEIDLDLGCYYELNNGEKMIIDGLQFSQGRGGNRDQRTNQGCYSSAPFIWHKGDDRGNAGGESGENIYVNPKGINNIHKIIIYTFIYEGAPNWTATNAVVTVQVPGNESIVVEMGKQNDHRNFCAIAELLFDGQDSITVKKLVTFHKGHQDCDKQYGWGFKWQDGSKD; from the coding sequence ATGGCAGTAAAATTAGAAAAATTTGGAGATCAACACAAGATTAGTTTAAGCAAAGAGCATATGGCTGGAAAACAAGAGATAGTAATTAATCTAAATTGGTCTCAAGAATCTAAAAAGAAAGGATTTTTAGCCTCATTTTTGGGAGGAAATCAAGAAATAGACTTAGATTTAGGATGTTATTATGAGCTCAACAATGGAGAAAAAATGATAATTGATGGGCTACAGTTTTCTCAGGGAAGAGGAGGAAATAGAGATCAAAGAACAAATCAAGGTTGTTACAGCAGTGCTCCATTCATATGGCACAAGGGAGATGACAGAGGAAATGCAGGTGGTGAATCTGGAGAAAATATTTATGTAAACCCTAAGGGGATAAATAATATTCATAAAATTATTATATATACTTTTATCTATGAAGGTGCCCCTAATTGGACTGCAACAAATGCTGTAGTTACTGTTCAGGTTCCTGGAAATGAAAGTATAGTTGTAGAAATGGGAAAACAAAATGATCACAGAAATTTCTGTGCAATAGCTGAACTGCTGTTTGATGGTCAGGATTCAATAACAGTTAAAAAGCTGGTTACATTTCATAAAGGACATCAAGATTGTGATAAACAATATGGATGGGGATTCAAATGGCAAGATGGGAGTAAAGACTAA
- a CDS encoding phosphoribosyltransferase domain-containing protein: protein MQKTYNKEDLVKVAKRDNNNKRTFLLVNPLQGKHIPVSPTAALELFKKLANKLINKYPNEKLLVIGFAETATAIGATIAAQCPEGTKYIHTTREIVQNSEYLFFSEAHSHAVEQKLVKNNLKEMIEETDRIIFAEDEITTGNTIWNIKNILEEQYPKKKLNFGVISILNGMNKENMKKFNESQIECIYEIKLSAENYDDQLNKYSYENERRYDLKFAEKFLIKEYFIKEYVDAKLGIDSRVYKKNCNKLAELIIKELKKEEFENKDVLVLGTEEFMYPAMITGEKIEKEYKCNEVKFHAVTRSPILPSREKDYPLYLRHELRSLYDKNRVVYLYNLKKYDKVIIIHDSKLIKGEGIKSLIAALKEHECDDISIFQWSDLD from the coding sequence ATGCAGAAAACATATAATAAAGAGGATCTTGTAAAAGTAGCTAAAAGAGATAACAATAACAAGAGAACCTTTCTTTTGGTAAATCCTCTGCAAGGAAAACATATACCTGTAAGTCCAACAGCAGCATTAGAATTATTTAAAAAATTAGCTAATAAATTAATAAATAAATATCCAAATGAAAAATTATTAGTAATAGGTTTTGCAGAAACAGCTACTGCTATTGGTGCAACTATAGCAGCCCAATGTCCAGAAGGGACAAAATATATACATACTACTAGAGAAATTGTACAAAATAGTGAATATTTATTTTTTTCAGAAGCTCACAGTCACGCTGTAGAACAAAAGCTTGTAAAAAATAATCTAAAAGAGATGATTGAAGAAACTGATAGAATAATATTTGCTGAGGATGAAATAACGACAGGAAATACCATTTGGAATATAAAAAATATTTTAGAAGAACAATATCCAAAAAAGAAATTAAACTTTGGAGTAATTTCTATTCTCAATGGTATGAATAAAGAAAATATGAAGAAATTTAATGAATCTCAAATAGAATGTATATATGAAATAAAACTATCAGCAGAAAATTATGATGATCAATTAAATAAATACAGTTATGAAAATGAAAGAAGATATGACCTAAAGTTTGCAGAAAAATTTTTAATTAAGGAATATTTCATAAAAGAATATGTAGATGCTAAGTTAGGAATAGACAGCAGAGTATATAAAAAAAACTGCAATAAACTAGCTGAATTAATAATAAAAGAATTAAAAAAAGAAGAATTTGAAAATAAAGATGTTCTTGTACTGGGAACAGAAGAGTTTATGTATCCAGCTATGATAACAGGAGAAAAGATTGAAAAAGAATACAAATGTAATGAAGTAAAATTTCATGCTGTTACTAGAAGTCCTATTCTTCCAAGTAGAGAAAAAGACTATCCTCTTTATTTAAGGCATGAGTTAAGAAGTCTTTATGACAAAAATAGAGTAGTCTATTTATATAATTTGAAGAAATATGATAAAGTTATTATTATTCATGACTCAAAATTAATAAAAGGTGAAGGAATAAAAAGTTTGATAGCTGCCTTGAAAGAACATGAATGTGATGACATCTCTATATTTCAATGGAGTGATTTAGATTGA
- a CDS encoding toxic anion resistance protein, producing MGIKMNSTEPVVVDENNMTIVEAEVKQFNIQADRNEMTQKLVDSREVDNLVSSISVYDTETIISFGGEVAEEISRCSDAVLNSMNMSQINDTGEMLTLLGKIMSKFDIDEIREKPGFLERIFGNLKKQLEKILDKYHTMGDEIDKIYVKLKQYEVEIKQSNKKLETMFQTNVNYYHELLKYILAGEQGIKEIDAFITQRTEEMEKSNDKSIQFELTSLVQAKQMLEQRTQDLRIAENVAMQSIPMLKTMQFSNVNLIRKINSAFIITLPIFKQALSQAILLKRQRIQAEAMAALDEKTNEMLIKNAQNTSEQAKLAAQLASGSSIKIETLETTWKTIVKGIEETKQIQENASRKRIEDQARLKAIKDDFNKMFGNK from the coding sequence ATGGGAATAAAAATGAATTCAACAGAACCTGTAGTTGTTGATGAAAATAATATGACTATAGTTGAAGCTGAAGTAAAACAATTTAATATACAAGCTGATAGAAATGAAATGACTCAAAAGCTTGTAGATTCACGTGAGGTAGATAATCTTGTAAGTTCAATATCCGTTTATGATACTGAAACTATCATCTCTTTTGGAGGAGAAGTTGCTGAAGAAATATCTAGATGTTCTGACGCTGTATTAAATAGTATGAATATGTCTCAAATTAATGATACTGGAGAAATGCTTACACTTCTTGGAAAAATAATGAGTAAGTTTGATATTGATGAAATTAGGGAAAAACCAGGATTTTTAGAAAGAATATTTGGAAATCTGAAAAAACAACTTGAAAAAATATTAGATAAATACCATACAATGGGAGATGAGATAGATAAAATATATGTAAAACTGAAACAATATGAAGTTGAAATCAAGCAGTCAAATAAAAAACTTGAAACAATGTTTCAAACAAATGTAAATTATTATCATGAACTTTTAAAATATATTCTGGCAGGAGAGCAAGGAATAAAGGAAATAGATGCTTTTATCACTCAAAGGACTGAAGAGATGGAAAAGTCAAATGACAAAAGTATCCAATTTGAATTAACAAGCTTAGTACAAGCAAAGCAAATGCTGGAGCAAAGAACACAAGACCTAAGAATAGCAGAAAATGTGGCTATGCAGTCTATCCCTATGCTAAAAACTATGCAATTTAGCAATGTAAACCTTATAAGAAAAATAAATTCAGCTTTTATAATTACACTCCCTATATTTAAACAAGCTCTTTCACAAGCTATACTACTGAAGAGACAGCGTATACAAGCTGAAGCAATGGCTGCTCTTGATGAAAAAACAAATGAGATGCTGATTAAAAATGCTCAAAATACTTCTGAACAAGCTAAACTTGCAGCACAATTGGCTTCTGGAAGCTCTATAAAAATAGAAACTTTAGAAACGACTTGGAAAACTATTGTAAAAGGAATAGAAGAAACAAAGCAAATACAAGAAAATGCTTCTAGAAAACGTATTGAAGATCAAGCACGTCTAAAGGCTATAAAAGATGATTTTAATAAAATGTTTGGTAATAAGTAA
- the smpB gene encoding SsrA-binding protein SmpB, translating into MILAGNKKAFFDYFIEDKFEAGIELVGSEVKSAKAGKISIKESFIRIINGEIFIMGMSIVPWGFGSVYNPDERRVRKLLLHKKEIRKLHEKVSQKGYTIVPLNVHMSKGYVKLEIALARGKKNYDKRESLAKKDVERDLQRIAKER; encoded by the coding sequence ATGATACTAGCAGGAAATAAGAAAGCATTTTTCGATTATTTCATAGAAGATAAATTTGAAGCCGGTATTGAGTTAGTGGGAAGTGAAGTGAAATCTGCAAAAGCTGGAAAAATAAGCATAAAAGAATCTTTTATAAGAATAATAAATGGAGAAATTTTTATTATGGGAATGTCAATAGTTCCATGGGGATTCGGAAGTGTATATAACCCAGATGAAAGAAGAGTAAGAAAACTTCTTCTGCATAAGAAAGAAATAAGAAAACTTCATGAGAAAGTATCTCAAAAAGGATATACTATTGTTCCTTTAAATGTTCATATGTCTAAGGGATATGTAAAACTGGAAATAGCTCTGGCAAGAGGTAAGAAAAACTATGATAAGAGAGAAAGTTTAGCTAAAAAAGATGTAGAAAGAGATCTTCAAAGGATAGCAAAAGAAAGATAA
- a CDS encoding TerD family protein: protein MPINLTKGQKVDLTKGNAGLKNLVIGLGWDTNKYDGGADFDLDAAAFLVGANGKVPSQEEFVFYGNLIHKSSSVEHMGDNLTGEGDGDDEQIKVDLSKIPANVEKVVFTVTIYDSETRRQNFGQISNAYIRVVNESNNQELIRYDLGEDFSIETAVVVGEIYRHAGEWKFNAVGSGFQGGLAALCANFGIEVA from the coding sequence ATGCCAATAAACTTAACAAAAGGGCAAAAAGTAGACTTAACAAAAGGAAATGCTGGTTTAAAAAATCTTGTAATTGGTCTTGGGTGGGATACTAACAAATATGATGGTGGAGCTGATTTTGATTTAGATGCAGCAGCATTTTTAGTAGGTGCAAATGGAAAAGTACCTTCACAAGAAGAATTTGTTTTTTATGGTAATCTTATTCATAAAAGCAGTTCAGTAGAACATATGGGGGATAACTTAACAGGTGAAGGAGATGGCGATGATGAACAAATAAAGGTAGATTTATCTAAAATCCCTGCTAATGTAGAAAAAGTTGTATTTACTGTTACTATTTATGATTCAGAAACAAGAAGACAAAATTTTGGACAAATATCAAACGCATATATAAGAGTAGTAAATGAAAGCAATAATCAAGAACTTATCAGATACGATCTTGGAGAAGACTTCTCAATTGAAACAGCAGTTGTAGTTGGAGAAATTTATAGACATGCTGGAGAATGGAAATTTAATGCAGTAGGAAGCGGATTCCAAGGAGGGTTGGCAGCTCTTTGTGCTAACTTTGGAATAGAAGTAGCATAA
- a CDS encoding HpcH/HpaI aldolase/citrate lyase family protein translates to MLDNREKMAYTVGALMYSPAINDKVFEMIIGKKIKGKYSLSLCLEDSISDDIVEAAEEQVIKTFKELETYKKNNPQWNSCPKIFIRVRKPEQILTIFRRIKEYSTLFTGFIFPKYSLECADEYNSYMKEINKEIEKTIYMMPILESSEIIELNTRSEYLYELKKKINEVKDMVLNIRVGGNDFCKEFKVRRNYTQSIYDITPVRNILSDILTVFSREYVVSGPVWEYFASKNDEWKTGLAKEVQLDKINGFIGKTVIHPNQITIVNDNLIVDQSDYEDALEITSWKNNVLAVGKSNSGERMNEVKVHLKWAEKIMILAETYGVK, encoded by the coding sequence ATGTTAGATAATAGAGAAAAAATGGCTTATACAGTTGGAGCATTAATGTATTCTCCTGCTATCAATGATAAAGTATTTGAAATGATAATAGGAAAAAAAATTAAAGGCAAGTATTCTCTTTCTCTTTGTTTAGAAGATTCCATAAGTGATGATATTGTTGAAGCGGCTGAGGAACAAGTAATAAAAACTTTCAAAGAATTAGAAACATATAAAAAAAATAATCCTCAATGGAATAGCTGCCCAAAAATATTTATTAGAGTAAGAAAACCAGAACAGATACTGACTATTTTTAGAAGAATAAAAGAATATAGTACTCTATTCACAGGGTTTATCTTTCCAAAATATTCTTTGGAATGTGCAGATGAATACAATTCATATATGAAAGAAATCAACAAAGAAATTGAAAAGACAATATATATGATGCCTATACTTGAAAGCTCAGAAATTATTGAATTAAACACCAGAAGTGAATATCTATATGAACTTAAAAAGAAAATTAATGAAGTAAAAGATATGGTTCTTAACATAAGAGTAGGAGGCAATGATTTCTGTAAAGAATTTAAAGTACGTCGTAATTATACTCAAAGTATTTATGATATAACTCCTGTAAGAAATATATTAAGTGATATTCTTACTGTCTTCTCAAGAGAATATGTAGTTTCTGGTCCTGTATGGGAATATTTTGCCAGTAAAAATGATGAATGGAAAACAGGTTTAGCAAAAGAAGTCCAATTGGACAAAATCAATGGGTTTATAGGAAAAACTGTCATCCATCCTAATCAGATAACTATAGTAAATGACAACTTAATAGTAGATCAATCAGATTATGAAGATGCACTTGAAATAACAAGCTGGAAAAATAATGTACTTGCAGTAGGAAAAAGCAATTCTGGGGAAAGAATGAATGAAGTAAAAGTTCATTTAAAATGGGCTGAAAAGATAATGATACTAGCAGAAACATATGGAGTGAAATAA
- a CDS encoding trypsin-like peptidase domain-containing protein, with translation MNQIQKLEVRINPIALTSILSFKNISGRFFNYKKDVYFFRYLGIKCEKTYIEEISGLLPEIFIEKDLDNFIENNLIGKYSIIYEEWKNLSYHDVEKLDALKFPFKFQDKCWEYTLKEVYGKIIEIYFKIKNQNESITKNFGIKLLYWIEKYFPKIFKNTEEMKGFPKAVYLGELKIQEYLFLYMLVLLGCDVIYLDSEKKKINIPENLLKLSSLYEEENSKKLDIFIEDLLAKNIKNKAEVNHTKESSRTNANNTVKVNLKRNESLKKAEQKKEVNTVEESKTKEISYEKLARLASSVVMISVFNRKKECIKTGSGVIINDNGNILTNFHVISNGYYFGVQLENDDKIYFTNEIVKYHDLNDLAIIKIEKTHKYIKLYQDTKELVRGQKVIAIGSPLGLFNSVSDGIISGFRMIDDLYMIQFTAPISHGSSGGALLDLNGKLIGVITAGFDKGQNINLAVNHKTILGFIKGFI, from the coding sequence ATGAATCAAATACAAAAATTAGAAGTTAGAATAAATCCAATAGCCTTGACTTCTATTTTATCCTTTAAAAATATTTCAGGACGTTTTTTTAATTATAAAAAAGATGTCTATTTTTTTAGATATCTTGGAATAAAATGTGAAAAAACCTATATAGAAGAAATTTCAGGTCTTTTACCAGAAATTTTTATAGAGAAAGATTTAGACAACTTTATAGAAAATAATTTAATTGGAAAATATTCTATTATTTATGAGGAATGGAAGAATTTATCATATCATGATGTTGAAAAATTAGATGCTTTAAAGTTTCCGTTTAAATTTCAAGATAAATGTTGGGAATATACATTAAAAGAAGTTTATGGAAAGATAATTGAAATATATTTTAAAATAAAAAATCAAAATGAATCAATAACAAAAAATTTTGGAATTAAGCTCCTCTATTGGATAGAAAAATATTTTCCAAAAATATTTAAAAATACTGAAGAAATGAAAGGCTTTCCCAAAGCTGTATATCTAGGGGAATTAAAGATTCAAGAATATCTTTTCTTGTATATGCTGGTGCTTTTAGGTTGTGATGTCATTTATTTAGATTCAGAAAAGAAAAAAATAAATATACCAGAAAATTTATTAAAACTATCATCTTTATATGAGGAAGAAAATAGTAAAAAATTAGATATTTTCATTGAAGATTTATTAGCAAAAAATATAAAAAATAAAGCTGAAGTTAATCACACTAAAGAAAGCAGCAGAACCAATGCAAATAATACAGTTAAAGTGAACCTAAAAAGAAATGAATCACTGAAAAAAGCAGAACAAAAAAAAGAAGTAAATACTGTTGAAGAAAGCAAAACAAAAGAAATATCATATGAAAAACTTGCAAGATTAGCTTCATCAGTTGTTATGATAAGTGTATTCAATAGAAAAAAAGAATGCATTAAAACTGGTTCAGGAGTTATTATTAATGATAATGGGAATATACTCACAAATTTTCATGTTATTTCAAATGGATATTATTTTGGAGTACAACTGGAAAATGATGATAAGATATATTTCACTAATGAGATTGTTAAATATCATGATTTAAATGATTTAGCAATAATAAAAATAGAAAAAACTCATAAATACATAAAGCTTTATCAAGATACTAAAGAACTGGTAAGAGGCCAAAAAGTAATAGCAATTGGAAGTCCATTAGGTCTTTTTAATTCTGTTTCTGATGGGATAATATCAGGCTTTCGTATGATTGATGATTTATATATGATCCAATTTACAGCTCCTATTTCTCATGGAAGTTCAGGGGGAGCTCTTCTAGATTTAAATGGCAAATTAATAGGAGTAATTACAGCGGGATTTGATAAAGGACAAAATATAAATTTAGCTGTAAATCACAAGACAATATTGGGTTTCATCAAAGGGTTTATATAG
- a CDS encoding cysteine protease StiP family protein — MKTSYNTEDVILLLKDITNMVMPMSTEEREKKIQEGTHYSEMLPVEYKPTKKYMEMYDIALKNYSKQTAEAVCLTAEKIYKIKGENVVLVSLARAGIPVGILIKHYLNRKYGMKNLKHYSISIIRGKEIDHNAMKYILEKHKAEDIQFVDGWIGKGAILTELKKSLENYKEVSPELAVLSDPANITELCGTHEDILIPSSCLNSTVSGLISRTFLRKDIIAENDFHGAVYYSDLIKEDVSYKFIKEVEKYFDFNIKNINNVTGKNGIEEVLNIGEKFGIKEINFIKPGIGEATRVLLRRVPWKLLISENYKNDPVLQHLYRLAQEKNVPIEYYPLNNYKACGIIKNLSDL; from the coding sequence TTGAAAACTTCTTATAATACTGAAGATGTAATTCTATTGTTGAAAGATATTACCAATATGGTAATGCCCATGTCAACTGAGGAAAGAGAAAAAAAAATACAAGAAGGAACACATTACTCTGAAATGCTTCCTGTAGAATATAAACCTACTAAAAAATATATGGAAATGTATGACATAGCCTTAAAAAATTATTCAAAGCAAACAGCAGAAGCAGTATGTCTTACAGCAGAAAAAATATATAAAATAAAGGGAGAAAATGTAGTATTGGTTTCTCTGGCAAGAGCAGGAATTCCTGTTGGAATACTAATAAAACATTATCTCAATAGAAAATATGGAATGAAAAATCTTAAACATTATTCTATATCAATAATTAGAGGAAAAGAAATAGACCACAATGCTATGAAATATATTCTTGAAAAACACAAAGCAGAAGATATTCAATTTGTAGATGGCTGGATAGGAAAGGGAGCAATTCTTACAGAATTAAAAAAATCTCTTGAAAATTATAAAGAAGTATCTCCAGAACTTGCAGTGTTATCAGATCCTGCAAATATTACAGAATTATGTGGAACACATGAAGATATATTGATTCCAAGTTCATGTCTTAACAGTACAGTTTCAGGTCTTATCAGCAGAACTTTTTTAAGAAAGGATATAATTGCTGAAAATGATTTTCATGGGGCAGTTTATTATTCAGATTTGATAAAAGAAGATGTTTCCTATAAGTTTATAAAAGAGGTAGAAAAATATTTTGATTTTAATATAAAAAACATAAATAATGTAACAGGTAAAAATGGCATTGAAGAAGTTTTAAATATTGGAGAAAAATTTGGAATAAAAGAGATTAATTTTATAAAACCAGGAATAGGAGAGGCTACTAGAGTATTGCTCAGAAGAGTTCCTTGGAAGCTTTTAATAAGTGAAAATTATAAAAATGATCCTGTTTTACAGCATTTATATAGATTAGCTCAAGAGAAAAATGTCCCTATAGAATATTATCCTTTGAATAATTATAAAGCCTGCGGAATAATAAAAAATCTATCAGATTTATAA
- a CDS encoding YceG family protein: MVEKIKFNNTDDYFKKYSERNPKGIYFYRVTSYSIKIENFLFKYLEQVKICGVYIKNNIQNPTQERINYFIEMAGKEFIMDKVFMEKTMKKWIPQLSEIQIAIIIEALFEELKVLEKEGKNINILKNTYVKYMCWFYYRFQSVLKALGKDNVPKILFDGNASNHELKMLNILAKAGCDIILLQTVEDRNLDRNSVLSYIMPNDNPQPFPKNFSVTALEIKKYSNSNDEKKQIKIAQPQGIMSTNTWITAGYIFEDSLKSSNVRGSKDNYYYNMFVKMTGVEDKNNFMNELFKWKLKLSSSEREVLIIEGGIHNPDGLEVQQIKKKLYQNSIELINELSNNISFRQNSELELLLKKAFIEIMTENKDERLQKLSNSGVILLCWLNRYISVLFKKIDLKKYPVFIYYGNCKNENEKLFIRLLARIPVDVIIFCPDKTLECSINDKILFEEINEFSIPLGKFPKKLENINFGTTAYNAERDLDSLLYQDSGLFRQNQFKNAIPVTLQTTYEEIGILWNQEAKYRQNFEILTDRVMVPVICSKICGVPNKDKNNYWKIIEQFLQPEGIFVKNLPYINEKNKKTLGQSVVSFIKNKKIQVETIKKHPSYNYKFIRDEMQNYIFEKAQQLLDSGIIPGTFNNGIEFTILDTILNLDIEILRLIQKYDFTKKIPKLVIVDTTEQIGSKEDGIITAFLKFLGFDILLFVPTGYKSVDGHLEKNIFVKHQIGEYLYDMKIPIYDKEKKKFDIKKERFGLRSLLNLMN; encoded by the coding sequence ATGGTAGAAAAGATAAAATTTAATAATACAGATGATTATTTTAAAAAATATAGTGAAAGAAATCCCAAAGGCATATATTTTTACAGAGTAACTTCATACAGTATAAAAATAGAAAATTTTCTCTTTAAGTACTTAGAACAAGTAAAAATATGTGGAGTCTACATAAAAAATAATATTCAAAATCCAACTCAAGAAAGAATAAATTATTTTATTGAAATGGCTGGAAAAGAATTCATAATGGATAAAGTATTCATGGAAAAAACTATGAAAAAATGGATACCTCAACTTTCAGAAATTCAAATTGCAATAATAATAGAAGCTCTTTTTGAAGAATTAAAAGTATTGGAGAAAGAGGGTAAAAATATTAACATCTTAAAAAATACTTATGTAAAATATATGTGTTGGTTCTATTATAGATTTCAATCTGTATTAAAAGCATTGGGAAAGGATAATGTTCCTAAAATTCTTTTTGATGGAAATGCAAGCAATCACGAATTAAAAATGCTGAATATACTTGCCAAAGCAGGATGTGATATCATTTTGCTTCAAACTGTAGAAGATAGAAATTTAGATAGAAATTCAGTTTTATCTTATATAATGCCAAATGATAACCCTCAGCCATTTCCAAAAAATTTTTCTGTAACAGCACTAGAAATAAAAAAATATAGCAACTCTAATGATGAAAAAAAGCAGATAAAAATAGCTCAGCCTCAAGGAATAATGAGTACAAACACTTGGATTACTGCTGGATATATATTTGAAGATTCTTTAAAATCTTCAAATGTGAGGGGAAGCAAAGATAATTATTATTATAATATGTTTGTTAAAATGACAGGTGTTGAAGATAAAAATAATTTTATGAATGAATTATTTAAATGGAAATTAAAACTGAGCAGCAGTGAAAGAGAAGTATTAATCATAGAAGGTGGAATACATAATCCTGATGGGTTAGAGGTACAGCAAATAAAGAAAAAACTATATCAAAATTCTATAGAACTGATAAATGAGCTTTCTAATAATATTTCTTTTAGACAAAATTCTGAGCTTGAACTTCTTTTAAAGAAAGCTTTTATTGAAATAATGACAGAAAATAAAGATGAAAGGCTGCAAAAATTAAGCAATAGTGGAGTAATACTTTTGTGTTGGCTAAATAGATATATTTCTGTACTATTCAAAAAAATAGATTTAAAAAAATATCCTGTATTTATTTATTATGGCAACTGCAAAAATGAAAATGAAAAGCTGTTTATAAGACTTCTAGCAAGAATTCCAGTTGATGTTATAATATTTTGTCCTGACAAAACTTTAGAATGCAGTATAAACGATAAAATTTTATTTGAAGAAATAAATGAATTTTCTATTCCCTTAGGAAAATTTCCTAAAAAACTAGAAAATATAAATTTTGGGACAACAGCTTATAATGCTGAACGAGATTTAGATTCGCTTTTATACCAAGATTCTGGCTTATTCAGACAAAATCAATTTAAAAATGCTATTCCAGTTACTTTACAAACTACCTATGAAGAAATTGGAATATTATGGAATCAGGAAGCTAAATACAGACAAAATTTTGAAATACTTACTGACAGAGTAATGGTTCCAGTAATATGTTCTAAAATATGTGGAGTTCCAAATAAAGATAAAAATAATTATTGGAAAATAATAGAACAATTTTTACAGCCAGAAGGAATATTTGTAAAAAATCTTCCATATATAAATGAAAAAAATAAAAAAACTTTGGGACAATCTGTAGTTTCATTTATAAAAAATAAAAAAATACAAGTGGAAACAATAAAAAAACATCCTTCATATAATTATAAATTTATCAGAGATGAAATGCAGAATTATATTTTTGAAAAAGCTCAGCAACTATTAGATAGTGGTATTATTCCTGGAACTTTCAACAATGGTATAGAATTTACAATACTGGATACAATACTTAATCTTGATATAGAAATATTAAGACTTATACAAAAATATGATTTTACTAAAAAAATACCAAAATTAGTAATAGTTGATACTACTGAACAAATAGGAAGTAAGGAAGATGGAATAATTACAGCTTTTTTAAAATTTTTAGGATTTGATATCCTTCTTTTTGTTCCAACAGGATATAAAAGTGTTGATGGACATCTTGAAAAAAATATATTTGTAAAACATCAAATCGGGGAATATCTTTATGATATGAAAATACCCATTTATGATAAGGAAAAGAAAAAATTTGATATAAAAAAAGAAAGATTTGGATTAAGATCACTTCTTAACCTTATGAATTAA
- a CDS encoding ROK family protein: protein MFFGAIEAGGTKFVCGIGTKSGELIERVSFPTELPHETMKNVISFFKGKDIEAIGIGCFGPIDLNKGSETYGYITSTPKTAWKNFNLVGEIKKNFDIPVYFDTDVNAAAFGEYVWGAGKDLKSSIYLTVGTGIGGGAVVEGKLVHGMLHPEMGHIFVNRHPRDKFVGNCPFHGGNCLEGMASGPALERRWGMKGVDIPDDHPAWEMEGYYIAHALVNYILVLSPEKIMLGGGVMREKHLFPIIRKKVVQLLNGYIQTESILKNIDEYIVPPALGEDAGILGALALCFK from the coding sequence ATGTTTTTTGGTGCAATAGAAGCTGGTGGAACAAAATTCGTATGTGGAATAGGAACTAAATCTGGGGAATTAATAGAGAGAGTTTCTTTTCCTACAGAACTACCACATGAAACAATGAAAAATGTTATCTCTTTTTTTAAAGGGAAGGATATAGAAGCAATTGGAATAGGATGCTTTGGACCTATCGATTTAAATAAAGGCTCTGAAACCTATGGTTATATAACTTCCACTCCTAAAACTGCATGGAAAAATTTCAATCTTGTTGGAGAAATTAAAAAGAACTTTGATATCCCAGTATATTTTGATACAGATGTAAATGCTGCTGCTTTTGGTGAATACGTATGGGGAGCTGGAAAAGACTTAAAAAGTTCTATCTACCTTACTGTAGGAACTGGAATAGGAGGAGGAGCAGTAGTTGAAGGAAAACTTGTCCATGGAATGCTTCACCCAGAGATGGGGCATATTTTTGTCAACAGACACCCTAGAGATAAATTTGTTGGAAACTGTCCATTTCATGGTGGAAACTGTCTGGAAGGTATGGCTTCAGGTCCAGCTCTTGAGAGAAGATGGGGCATGAAAGGGGTAGATATTCCAGATGATCATCCTGCTTGGGAAATGGAAGGATACTATATTGCTCATGCTCTTGTAAATTATATTCTTGTTCTTTCACCTGAAAAAATAATGCTAGGTGGGGGAGTAATGAGAGAGAAACATCTTTTCCCTATAATCAGAAAAAAAGTGGTTCAGCTTTTAAATGGATATATCCAAACTGAAAGTATTTTGAAGAATATTGATGAATATATTGTGCCACCAGCTCTTGGAGAAGATGCTGGAATTTTAGGAGCTTTGGCTCTTTGTTTTAAATAA